From the genome of Carassius auratus strain Wakin unplaced genomic scaffold, ASM336829v1 scaf_tig00215878, whole genome shotgun sequence, one region includes:
- the wnt8b gene encoding protein Wnt-8b — protein sequence MFMHLEVYYYAFILMAHMRSCCSWSVNNFLMTGPKAYLIYSSSVAAGAQSGIEECKYQFAWDRWNCPERALQLSAHSGLRSANRETAFFHAISSAGVMYTLTRNCSLGDFDNCGCDDTRNGQRGGQGWLWGGCSDNVGFGEAISKQFVDALETGQDARAAMNLHNNEVGRKAVKGTMQRTCKCHGVSGSCTTQTCWLQLPEFREVGNYLKEKYNRAVKVDLLRGAGNSAASRGAIAETFSSISRKELVHLEDSPDYCLENRTLGLPGTEGRECLRKGKNLSKWEKRSCKRLCGECGLAVEERRAETVSSCNCKFHWCCAVKCEQCRKTVTKYYCVKRTKRVKNDSASRRKSYRLKKKH from the exons ATGTTCATGCATTTGGAGGTTTATTATTACGCTTTCATCCTAATGGCTCACATGAGGTCTTGCTGCAGTTG GTCAGTGAATAATTTCCTGATGACTGGCCCGAAG GCCTACTTGATCTACTCCAGCAGTGTAGCTGCAGGAGCTCAAAGTGGGATTGAAGAGTGCAAGTATCAGTTTGCGTGGGACCGCTGGAACTGCCCGGAGAGGGCTCTTCAGCTCTCCGCCCACAGTGGACTCAGAAGCG CCAACAGAGAGACAGCATTTTTCCATGCCATCAGCTCTGCTGGAGTCATGTATACCCTCACCAGGAATTGCAGCCTCGGTGACTTTGACAACTGTGGATGTGATGACACCAGGAACGGCCAACGAG GTGGTCAGGGATGGCTATGGGGAGGCTGCAGCGACAATGTTGGATTCGGAGAGGCCATCTCCAAGCAGTTTGTAGATGCACTGGAAACTGGACAGGACGCACGAGCCGCCATGAACCTGCACAACAATGAAGTAGGACGCAAG GCAGTGAAAGGAACCATGCAGAGGACGTGCAAGTGCCATGGAGTGTCTGGCAGCTGCACCACTCAGACCTGCTGGCTGCAGTTGCCTGAGTTTCGAGAGGTGGGCAACTACCTAAAGGAGAAATATAACAGAGCCGTGAAGGTGGACCTGTTGCGTGGTGCAGGCAACAGCGCGGCCAGCCGAGGCGCGATCGCCGAGACGTTCAGTTCGATCTCACGCAAAGAGTTGGTGCACTTGGAGGATTCCCCCGACTACTGCTTGGAGAACCGCACTCTGGGCTTGCCGGGAACAGAGGGCCGTGAGTGCTTGAGGAAGGGCAAGAATCTGAGCAAATGGGAGAAGCGGAGCTGCAAGCGGCTTTGTGGAGAGTGTGGTCTGGCTGTGGAGGAACGCAGGGCTGAGACTGTGTCCAGCTGCAACTGTAAATTCCACTGGTGTTGCGCTGTAAAATGCGAGCAGTGCCGCAAAACTGTCACAAAGTACTACTGTGTGAAGAGAACCAAACGGGTCAAGAACGATAGTGCCAGCCGAAGGAAAAGCTATCGGCTGAAAAAGAAGCACTAG
- the hif1an gene encoding hypoxia-inducible factor 1-alpha inhibitor isoform X1, translating into MATVTVAGADPAETDGATSATASTDLRDPGWNESQLRQYSFPTRQIPRLSHSDPRAEVLINNEEPVVLTDTSLVYPALKWDIPYLQENIGNGDFSVYIAENHKFLYYDEKKMTNFPDFVPKSHRIEMKFSEFVDKMHQTEEQGGKERVYLQQTLNDTVGQKIVVDFLGFNWNWINKQQAKRNWGPLTSNLLLIGMEGNVTPAHYDEQQNFFAQIKGHKRCILFPPDQFDCLYPYPVHHPCDRQSQVDFENPDYDKFPNLKNAVGYEAVVGPGDVLYIPMYWWHHIESLLNGGVTITVNFWYKGAPTPKRIEYPLKAHQKVAIMRNIEKMLGEALGDPHEVGPLLNMMIKGRYDHGLS; encoded by the exons ATGGCAACCGTGACCGTGGCTGGAGCGGACCCAGCAGAGACCGATGGAGCTACCTCCGCCACCGCCTCCACGGATCTACGCGACCCAGGCTGGAATGAATCGCAGCTTCGGCAATATAGTTTTCCAACCCGACAGATACCGCGACTATCTCATAGTGATCCTCGTGCGGAGGTGCTCATCAATAACGAG GAGCCTGTTGTATTAACAGATACCAGTTTAGTATATCCAGCTCTAAAATGGGACATACCCTACTTGCAAGAGAACATTGGAAATGGGGACTTCTCTGTTTACATAGCAGAAAATCATAAATTCTTGTATTATGATGAGAAAAAGATGACAAACTTTCCAGACTTTGTGCCCAAATCTCATCGAATAGAAATGAAGTTTTCTGAATTTGTGGACAAGATGCATCAAACAGAGGAACAAGGTGGAAAAGAAAG AGTGTACTTGCAACAAACTCTGAATGATACAGTAGGACAAAAAATAGTGGTGGATTTCCTTGGATTCAATTGGAACTGGATTAACAAACAGCAAGCTAAACGAAACTGGGGACCACTGACTTCAAATTTGCTGCTCATAGGAATGGAAG GCAATGTGACACCAGCGCACTATGATGAGCAGCAGAATTTCTTTGCACAAATCAAAGGACATAAGAGATGTATCCTCTTTCCTCCGGATCAGTTTGACTGCCTCTATCCTTACCCAGTTCATCATCCATGTGACAGACAGAGTCAG GTTGATTTTGAAAATCCAGATTATGACAAGTTTCctaatttaaaaaatgctgttgGATATGAGGCTGTTGTGGGACCAGGTGATGTCTTATACATCCCAATGTACTG gTGGCATCACATAGAGTCCCTGTTAAATGGAGGAGTGACCATCACAGTAAACTTCTGGTACAAG GGGGCACCCACTCCAAAGAGGATCGAGTACCCATTGAAAGCTCATCAGAAGGTGGCCATAATGAGGAATATAGAGAAAATGTTAGGAGAGGCCTTGGGGGACCCACATGAG GTTGGTCCATTGCTGAACATGATGATCAAAGGCAGATATGACCATGGACTGAGTTAA
- the hif1an gene encoding hypoxia-inducible factor 1-alpha inhibitor isoform X2 has protein sequence MKLKEPVVLTDTSLVYPALKWDIPYLQENIGNGDFSVYIAENHKFLYYDEKKMTNFPDFVPKSHRIEMKFSEFVDKMHQTEEQGGKERVYLQQTLNDTVGQKIVVDFLGFNWNWINKQQAKRNWGPLTSNLLLIGMEGNVTPAHYDEQQNFFAQIKGHKRCILFPPDQFDCLYPYPVHHPCDRQSQVDFENPDYDKFPNLKNAVGYEAVVGPGDVLYIPMYWWHHIESLLNGGVTITVNFWYKGAPTPKRIEYPLKAHQKVAIMRNIEKMLGEALGDPHEVGPLLNMMIKGRYDHGLS, from the exons ATGAAGTTAAAG GAGCCTGTTGTATTAACAGATACCAGTTTAGTATATCCAGCTCTAAAATGGGACATACCCTACTTGCAAGAGAACATTGGAAATGGGGACTTCTCTGTTTACATAGCAGAAAATCATAAATTCTTGTATTATGATGAGAAAAAGATGACAAACTTTCCAGACTTTGTGCCCAAATCTCATCGAATAGAAATGAAGTTTTCTGAATTTGTGGACAAGATGCATCAAACAGAGGAACAAGGTGGAAAAGAAAG AGTGTACTTGCAACAAACTCTGAATGATACAGTAGGACAAAAAATAGTGGTGGATTTCCTTGGATTCAATTGGAACTGGATTAACAAACAGCAAGCTAAACGAAACTGGGGACCACTGACTTCAAATTTGCTGCTCATAGGAATGGAAG GCAATGTGACACCAGCGCACTATGATGAGCAGCAGAATTTCTTTGCACAAATCAAAGGACATAAGAGATGTATCCTCTTTCCTCCGGATCAGTTTGACTGCCTCTATCCTTACCCAGTTCATCATCCATGTGACAGACAGAGTCAG GTTGATTTTGAAAATCCAGATTATGACAAGTTTCctaatttaaaaaatgctgttgGATATGAGGCTGTTGTGGGACCAGGTGATGTCTTATACATCCCAATGTACTG gTGGCATCACATAGAGTCCCTGTTAAATGGAGGAGTGACCATCACAGTAAACTTCTGGTACAAG GGGGCACCCACTCCAAAGAGGATCGAGTACCCATTGAAAGCTCATCAGAAGGTGGCCATAATGAGGAATATAGAGAAAATGTTAGGAGAGGCCTTGGGGGACCCACATGAG GTTGGTCCATTGCTGAACATGATGATCAAAGGCAGATATGACCATGGACTGAGTTAA